A window from Patescibacteria group bacterium encodes these proteins:
- a CDS encoding 3'-5' exonuclease, with protein MEFNDEQKKIIESINGVFIISAPVGTGKTTILTERVAKAIESGIKPEEILCLTFTNRAAEEMSERIKAKINNKKIYDEITVKTFHGWCAYFIKAEAKAIGLPRDFVIFEEEEQREVMKTILEKHPEVRIDEEKASREISNLIEKVYDARLNGLLREIGITIDELKTDKSMEAIGAEYHQALAEQNALDFNELVLLALRTLYLDKKVQKKWASKYRFIQLDEFQDTHLSEYLVVKELAKVHQNVSFIGDLDQTIYTWRGSQPVFLTKLIKKHFPAVVELSLSTNYRFDPNILAAVKSFLGSFMNHSTQELKTLKENDTEEKAVNVFSAHNFREEISWVIEKVKDLREKEPEAKIVVISRTNNLITKTADIFAEKGVAHITVDKYEFFRRQEVKDVYAYLKIIFNRFDLEAAYRLVKRPPRNIGSATLKAIVEKGDKIGMKVSDFLNFKNYKYPEPFFNLINKFDQGRLIVLDTETTGTDVLSDDIVQIFAQEIINGKVERRFSRYLKNDVPVGFSETIHSLSDKFLKEKGENPTKVLQELKEFIAGDATIGHNVIFDLTMLIENGKRRGVTFDFKEYYDTLDLAKRVVESPNYRLSTLAELLGLATATHDAEDDVSATVGLLGVVVERLKKGAPERVKTWQEYSVKFLKLSGVIDAWQKVVQEVRPPEALEKVWEESGLKEFYEHDPGRSSSAVALAEAGKRLRSIEELKKVFAEKDNPDKRPEVSLRELIHYAALVKDINFLGLEKGKIPIVTAHQVKGLEFDYVFIIGMNEYIFPIAKSDLEEEKRLFYVAMTRAKKKIFISYSQYNDNGYTATKSRFIDYIDEKHINFFS; from the coding sequence ATGGAATTTAATGATGAACAGAAAAAAATAATTGAAAGTATCAATGGCGTATTTATAATTTCCGCGCCGGTGGGAACGGGGAAGACGACGATCTTGACCGAGCGGGTGGCGAAAGCGATTGAATCGGGGATTAAGCCGGAAGAAATTTTGTGTTTGACTTTTACCAATCGGGCAGCGGAAGAAATGTCCGAGCGCATCAAAGCGAAAATTAATAATAAAAAGATTTACGACGAGATAACGGTCAAGACTTTCCATGGCTGGTGCGCTTATTTCATCAAGGCCGAGGCCAAGGCGATCGGTTTGCCGCGGGACTTCGTGATTTTCGAGGAAGAAGAACAAAGAGAAGTGATGAAAACGATTTTGGAAAAACATCCGGAAGTAAGAATTGATGAAGAAAAAGCCAGCCGGGAAATTTCCAATCTGATTGAAAAAGTTTACGACGCCCGCCTGAATGGCCTGTTAAGGGAGATCGGCATTACGATCGATGAGTTAAAAACCGACAAGTCGATGGAGGCGATCGGCGCGGAATATCATCAGGCATTGGCCGAGCAGAACGCTTTGGATTTTAATGAATTGGTCTTGCTTGCTTTGCGGACTTTATATTTAGATAAGAAAGTTCAAAAGAAATGGGCAAGCAAATATCGTTTTATCCAACTGGACGAATTCCAGGACACGCATCTTTCCGAATATCTGGTCGTCAAAGAATTGGCCAAAGTTCATCAGAATGTTTCTTTTATTGGTGATTTGGATCAGACGATCTATACTTGGCGCGGCTCCCAGCCGGTATTTCTCACCAAGCTGATCAAAAAGCATTTCCCCGCCGTAGTTGAATTGAGCTTGTCCACCAATTATCGCTTTGATCCGAATATTCTGGCCGCGGTCAAATCTTTTCTGGGAAGTTTTATGAATCACTCGACCCAGGAATTAAAGACGCTCAAGGAAAATGATACGGAAGAAAAAGCGGTCAATGTTTTTTCCGCCCATAATTTCCGCGAAGAAATTTCCTGGGTGATTGAAAAAGTCAAAGATTTGCGCGAAAAAGAACCCGAGGCTAAGATCGTCGTCATTTCGCGCACCAATAATCTGATCACTAAGACCGCGGATATTTTTGCCGAAAAGGGCGTCGCCCATATTACGGTGGATAAATACGAATTTTTCCGCCGCCAGGAAGTGAAAGACGTTTACGCTTACTTGAAAATAATTTTTAACCGCTTTGATCTGGAAGCGGCTTACCGCCTGGTCAAGCGCCCGCCGCGCAATATCGGGTCAGCTACGCTCAAGGCGATCGTGGAAAAAGGGGATAAGATCGGCATGAAAGTTTCGGATTTTTTGAATTTCAAGAATTATAAATACCCCGAACCATTCTTTAATCTGATCAATAAATTTGATCAGGGACGGTTGATAGTTCTGGATACGGAAACGACCGGCACCGATGTTTTGTCCGACGATATTGTCCAGATCTTCGCCCAGGAGATTATTAACGGCAAAGTTGAGCGCCGCTTCAGCCGCTATTTAAAGAACGACGTTCCGGTCGGTTTTTCCGAAACGATCCACAGCTTGTCGGATAAATTCTTGAAAGAAAAAGGCGAAAATCCGACCAAGGTTTTGCAGGAGCTGAAGGAATTTATCGCAGGCGACGCAACGATCGGCCATAATGTTATTTTCGACTTGACCATGCTTATTGAGAACGGCAAGCGACGGGGAGTGACGTTTGATTTTAAAGAATATTATGACACGCTCGATCTGGCCAAGCGCGTCGTGGAGTCGCCCAATTATCGTTTGAGCACCTTGGCGGAATTATTGGGACTGGCCACGGCCACGCATGATGCTGAAGATGATGTGTCGGCGACCGTCGGTTTGCTGGGCGTGGTTGTGGAACGGCTGAAAAAAGGCGCGCCCGAGCGGGTTAAAACTTGGCAGGAATATTCGGTTAAATTTTTGAAATTATCGGGTGTGATCGACGCCTGGCAGAAAGTAGTGCAAGAAGTCAGGCCGCCCGAAGCTTTGGAAAAAGTCTGGGAAGAATCAGGGCTCAAAGAATTTTACGAGCACGACCCCGGGCGGTCTTCGTCCGCCGTAGCCTTGGCGGAGGCGGGCAAGCGCCTGAGATCGATCGAGGAATTGAAAAAAGTCTTTGCCGAAAAAGACAATCCGGATAAGCGGCCGGAAGTTTCTTTGCGCGAATTGATCCATTATGCCGCCCTGGTCAAGGATATAAATTTCCTCGGTTTGGAAAAAGGAAAAATTCCGATTGTCACCGCCCATCAGGTCAAGGGCCTGGAATTCGATTATGTTTTTATCATCGGCATGAACGAGTATATTTTTCCGATCGCCAAATCGGATTTGGAAGAGGAGAAGCGCCTTTTTTACGTGGCCATGACTCGCGCCAAGAAAAAGATTTTTATTTCTTACAGCCAATATAATGATAATGGCTATACCGCCACCAAAAGCCGGTTTATTGATTATATTGATGAGAAACACATCAATTTTTTTAGTTGA
- a CDS encoding transglycosylase SLT domain-containing protein, which produces MKTFLLACNVLLPISLVGVVLLFIFGPAIEKKLTPERRAVLARGVENVMSSRVEASVPKYDPMKMPPKDDLIKMTGEEQSFKKDSLFKVCLLAATPLLQPLIFQSPPPKAAEKVAVTKKAGVKKGKARGIKLCTPKRNSEIEAQIQVAIEAGIARSPYIIQHYGKIVEDTCPKKGIDPDLEYAKIAVESQGYNDSTVVSDSGALFLEQLMPKTAMHLLSLRGIIVTDMAVLRKMLLDPRLSISLGTDHYLISMQLFNDPVKALIAYEAGDDRVLRQIRKYGGDVEVPYYRKVYGVYAWIKQHPELRQNRGMPFDPAMRAPSDPVQIAVIGQ; this is translated from the coding sequence ATGAAAACATTTTTGTTGGCGTGCAATGTATTGTTGCCAATTTCTCTCGTCGGTGTCGTACTGCTTTTTATCTTCGGACCGGCGATTGAAAAAAAATTGACTCCCGAGAGAAGAGCAGTTCTGGCCCGAGGCGTCGAGAACGTGATGTCGAGCAGGGTTGAGGCAAGCGTGCCGAAGTACGACCCGATGAAAATGCCACCGAAGGACGACTTAATCAAAATGACGGGAGAGGAGCAGTCTTTTAAAAAAGATTCTCTTTTTAAAGTTTGTTTGCTCGCGGCTACGCCTTTACTCCAACCGCTAATTTTTCAGTCGCCCCCGCCCAAAGCCGCGGAAAAAGTTGCTGTTACCAAAAAAGCGGGAGTCAAAAAGGGCAAAGCGCGCGGAATTAAATTGTGTACTCCGAAGCGGAATTCAGAAATCGAGGCGCAAATTCAGGTGGCCATCGAAGCGGGAATTGCCAGATCGCCATATATCATTCAACACTATGGCAAAATAGTTGAGGACACCTGCCCCAAAAAGGGAATTGATCCTGATCTGGAATATGCCAAGATCGCCGTCGAGTCCCAAGGTTATAATGACTCTACCGTTGTCAGTGATTCCGGCGCTCTATTTTTGGAGCAGCTCATGCCTAAAACCGCCATGCACTTGTTATCATTGCGCGGCATTATTGTTACAGACATGGCTGTTCTCAGAAAGATGCTCCTTGATCCTCGCTTGAGTATTTCTTTAGGCACGGATCACTATTTGATCAGCATGCAGCTTTTTAATGATCCGGTTAAGGCTCTTATCGCTTATGAGGCCGGAGACGATCGCGTCTTGAGGCAAATAAGAAAATATGGCGGAGACGTGGAAGTCCCATATTATCGCAAGGTCTATGGGGTTTACGCCTGGATCAAACAACACCCTGAACTGAGACAAAATCGGGGAATGCCGTTTGATCCGGCCATGAGAGCGCCAAGCGATCCGGTCCAGATCGCCGTGATTGGCCAGTAA